DNA from Agathobaculum sp. NTUH-O15-33:
TCATGTCCTACAGCCTTGTCATGAGCATTATTTGGGTGCTCTTGGAATCGCCTGATCTGGCCATCACCGAGGCGGCCGTTGGCGCGGGCGTGACCAGTATCCTGTTTTTCATCACGCTCAAGCAGATCCATGCCATTGACGTGCATGACGAGGAGGCGCCCCATGAGCCGACAGAGAAGTAACTACGAAAACGGTTTTTGGGACAAGCTGGGGCGCATGCTGCGCGGGGAATACGATCCCTTTGCCGGCAAGCTTGAAATGGGCGAAGCGGAACGCCCGCCGCGGCTCAGCGCGGCCGATCTGCTGGAGATCGAGAAGCTGCGGCAAACCCGCGATAAGGTGGAAAGCCCGCGCGAGCTTCGCCTGTTCCGCAGGCTATATAAGCTTGCCTCGCTTGTGGTCTGCGTCAGCATCATCGGTATTTTGCTGCTGACGGTCGCCAACCTGCCGCCCTTTGGGGACGCGGGCAACCCGTCGAATAACGAAGTCGCCGCCCGCTATATCGAAAACGGCGTGGAGGAGACCGGCGCCACCAACATCGTGACCGGCATGATCTTGAATTACCGTGGGTTCGATACGCTGGGCGAGACCACGGTGCTGTTTATCGCCGCCTGCTGCGTGATGATCCTGCTGCTGACCACGGAAGAGGAATCGAAAAAGCAGGATCTGGACGACGAAAGCTTTGAACCGCACGAGGACGATATCCTGAAAAAGATCGCCTCCGTGCTGTTTCCCGCTATTTTGCTGTTCGGCGTGTACGTGCTGATGAACGGCCATTTATCGCCGGGCGGCGGCTTTTCGGGCGGCTCGGTGATCGGCGCGGGGCTGATCCTTTATCTGAACACCTTCGGAGTGGCGGGCACGCGCCAGTTTTTCAACGAGCATGTATACGAAATCGTCAAGATCACGGCGCTCACCATTTACGCGCTGACGATCTGCTATCATGTGTTCACGGGAGCGCTCGGCTTGCCGAACCTGATCCCGCTGGGCACGCCCGGCGCGATCCTTTCCGGCGGCATGATCTTTTGGATCAATCTGTGCGTGGGTTTTGAGGTCGCGTGCACGATGTATGCGTTTTACGTGCTGTTCCGGCGGGGCAACATGTAGTTTCGATCGCAACCACGCTTGCGATCGAGCATTCCGGCTCCGGCGCGCGCCTTTCAGGCGCACTTCTCCGCCGGTTTGTGAAAAAGCGAGATACATGCGCCAATGTCATTAAGATAAGGGAAGCGCACAGGAAAAAACAAGGGATTCACCGAGCTAGAAGGGCGCGACGCCCTCGGCGCGCCGTCTCGAAGGGACGTAACACTTGCTGAGAAACCATGTCCCTTCGCTCGGCCGTACCAGCCTGTTTGATGCTCTCACTTATCCCGGTGCTTCGCTCTCGGCGCGCCGAGGGCGTCGCGCCCTACATGTTCTGTGCTTGCGATACCTTTTTGCCTTGCCTGACCTTATCTGAATGACATTGATACATGCGCCCGCTTTTTTGTCAACTTGAAGCGTTGCTTCAAGTTTCCATTTGATCACGCGCTGCGGCGCGAAAGTAGGGGGAATCGGGGATGCTGCAAAACTTGCTGGTCAATAAATACGCGGCCTGCGCGGTCATTTTGTTCGGCATCGGCTTTACCATGCTGCTGCTGCACCAAAATTTGATCCGTAAGATCATCGGCCTCAATATCATGGATACGTCGGTATACCTGTTTTTGGCCGCCGAAGGCTTTATCAGCGGGCGCACCGCGCCGATCATTGTCAACGGCGTGCGCGAGGCTTCCGCTTATATCAATCCCATCCCCTCCGGTCTGGTGCTGACGGGCATCGTGGTTTCGGTCAGCTCTTCGGCGCTGCTGCTCGCGCTGACAATCTGCCTGTACCGGCGCTATCACACGCTAGATCTGGACGAGATATTGATGCAGGTAAAGAAGGAGTGGATGTGATGACGCTTTTTCAGTGCCTGCCCGCGGTATCCATTTTTCTATGCATGATCGCGGCCATCTTTTCCTCCGGGCTGAGCGGCAAGAACGCCCGGCGGCTGTCCATTCTGCTTCTGAGTACGGTGAGCGTTTTGAGCCTGTTGACGCTGATCTACACGCTCGGCACCGGGGAAAGCTTCGTGTTCCGCATGGGCCGGTTTCCCGCGCCATGGGGCAACGAGATCCGCGGCGGCATTCTGGAAGCGATGCTGGCGCTCCTTTTTTCGGTCATTATGCTGATCTCGGTTTTGGGCGGCATGAAGCATATCGATGTGGAGGTCGATCCGAAAAAGCTGAACCTTTATTTCATTATGATCGACCTGATGCTGGCCAGCCTGCTCGCGCTGACCTACACCAACGACATGTTCACCGCCTACGTGTTCGTGGAGATCAACACCATCGCGGCGGCGGGGCTGATCATGATCCGGCAGATCGGCCGCACCTATGTCGCCGCCATCCGATATCTGATCATGAGCCAGCTCGGCTCCGGCCTGTTTTTGCTCAGTCTGGCCCTTTTGTACAGCCTGACCGGTCAGCTTCTGATGAGCCCGGCAAAGGAGGCGGTCGCGGGGCTGCTATCCTCCGGCGCGTACGGCGAACCGCTGATCATCACCATCGCGCTGATGACGGCGGGCCTTTCCATCAAGAGCGGCCTTTACCCATTCCATTCTTGGATGCCGGACGCCTACGGCTATTCTACGGCGGCGTCCAGTTCGATTTTGTCCGGTCTGGTGTCCAAGGGCTATATCGTACTGCTGATTAAAATTTATTACCGCGTGATCGGGCTGGATATCATCATGCACGGCAAAATATCGAACATTTTGTTCGTATTCGGCCTTGCGGGCATGGTGATGGGGTCGATCTCCGCGATGCGTGAATCGGATATCCGCCGCATGACCGCCTTTTCCTCGGTCGCGCAGATCGGCTATGTGTACATGGGCCTCGGGCTGGGCACGGAATACGGCGTGATCGCCTCGGTCTTTCACATCCTGACCCATGCCGTGACCAAGCCGCTCTTGTTCATCACCGCCACCGGGCTGTCCGATGTTTCCGGCGGCTCCAAGCGCTTTCACGATCTGCGCGGCGCGGGCTACCGCAACCGTATCGCGGGCGTGGGCTTTACGGTGGGCGCGCTGTCCATGGTCGGCCTGCCGCTGTTCGCCGGGTTTATTTCCAAATTGCTGTTTGCCGAAGCCGCCGTGCGCGACCCCAGCAAAATGCTGCCCGCGCTGATCGTTTTATCGATCAGCACCATTTTGAACGCAGTGTATTTTTTGCGCACGGTCATCAATATCTATACGCCGGTGTCCGGTCGGACAAAACGCATTTCGGGCAGCAATCCGCTTTTTGTATTTGCCGTTTTATCGTTCACGCTGATCAACATCGGCCTAGGCCTGCTTTCGCAGCCCGTGGTGGACGCGATTTCGGCGGGTCTTAACATTTTCGGATAAGGGGGGAACCGAATATGGTCTTGCTGCTGGCCGCCATTCTGCTGCCGGTGCTCGGCGGGCTTTTGCTGTTTGTGTTCCGCCCGGGATATACGCTGCGGACGGTCTTCGTTTCGCTCGTGCTGCTGGCGCAGGCGGCGCTCGTCGCCCTGTTGGTGATGACGGGGCAGGGGAGCTACTATTCCTGCGGCGCGTTTATCGATCTGCTGCCCATCACCTTCCATATCGACGGGGTCGGCAGTCTGTTTGTTTCGCTGTTTACCGCGGCCCGTATCATCATCACGCTTTTTTCCTTCCGCTATATGTCGCGCGAGCAAGGGCAGAACCGCTTTTTCGGCTTCTGGCTGCTTGCCACGGGCGTGCTGACGGGCCTGTCCTTTGCGGGCAACCTGCTGACGTTCTACCTGTTCTATGAAATGATGACGCTGTCCACGCTGCCGCTTGTGTTCCACGAAATGACGCACGAAGCGCTGATGGCGGGGCTGAAATACCTGCTTTATTCCATCGCGGGCGCGTTTCTCGCGCTGCTGGGCGTGATGTACCTGTACCATTACGATCAGGCGCTCCGCTTTGTGCCCGGCGGCTTTATGGGCGGTTTTGCGGGCAACCCTGTCTATTTGCAGCTCATCGCCTTTGTGATGATCCTCGGCTTCAGCTGCAAGGCCGGTCTGTTCCCTTTGCACGGCTGGCTGCCCACGGCGCACCCGGTCGCGCCCGCGCCCGCCTCGGCGCTGCTTTCCGGCTGCATCACCAAGTGCGGCGTTTTGGGCGTGATCCGCACGGTGTACTATGTGATCGGCCCGGACGCGATCCGCGGCAGTTGGGTGCAGACGACGTGGATGGCGCTGGCGCTCACGACGGTCTTTCTCGGCTCCATGATGGCCTACCGCGAACCGGTCACCAAAAAGAGGCTCGCCTATTCAACGGTCAGCCAGCTTTCCTATATTTTGTTCGGCCTGTCGCTGCTGAATCCGGCGGGACTGAGCGGCGCGCTGCTGCACGTGGTTTTCCATATGGCGATCAAGTGCGGCCTGTTCCTGTGCGCGGGCGCGATCATCTTTGAGACCGGCCGCAAGCGCGTTGCCGAGCTGCGCGGTCTTGGCCGCGAAATGCCCGTCACCTGCATTTGCTGGGCGGGTCTCGCGCTGTCGCTTACCGGCATTCCGCCTTTCGCGGGCTTTGTCAGCAAATGGTCGCTGGCGGAGGGCGCGCTCGCGGCGGATATCGGCGTGTTCCGCCTGCTTGGCCCCGCCGTCTTGCTGCTATCCGCGCTGCTTACCGCGGGCTATCTGTTTCCGCTGCCCGTGCGCGGCTTTTTCCCCGGCGCGGGCTTTCAAAGGCAGGGCGAACCGGCCCGGGAGGCCGCGCCCTCCATGCTGCTGCCGGTCATTATTTTGGCGCTGCTCGCGCTGCTGCCCGGTATCTTCACTTCGCCGCTGCATGATGTGATCGCCTCCATCACAGCGGGACTGCTGTAAAGGGGGCGGGGAACATGAAGCCTGTCTTTTTGCTCATCCCGATCCTGATCGCCGCGCTCGGCGGTTTTTCGCTGCTGTTCATTCGCGGCGGCGAGCGCCTGCGCGCCGTTTATACGGAAGCCATCGTTTTGGCGGTGTCCGTACTGGTGTGGATGCTGATTCTGAACCGCCCGGAAGAGGGGATACAGCTTTTCCAGTTCGCGCGGGGCCTGACCATCACCCTGCAGCTGGACGGCTGCGGGTCGGTCTTTGCCGGGCTGATCGCCACGCTTTGGCCGCTGGCCACGCTGTATTCCTTTGAATATATGCGCGCCGAGGAGCGCCGCCGGGGCTTTTTCTGCTGCTATACCGTGACCTACGCGGTGACGCTGGGCGTTGCGCTGGCCGGGAATTTGCTGACGCTTTATATGTTTTACGAGCTGCTCACGCTGATCACAGTGCCGCTCGTCATGCACCCGATGACGCGCGAGGCCATCCGCGCCAGCCGCAAGTACCTGTATTATTCGCTGGGCGGCGCGGCGTTCGCCTTTTTGGGGCTGGTGTTCCTGCTGGTCAACGGCGCGACCACCGCGTTTACCCCGGGCGGCACGATCAACGCCTACGCGCTGGACAGCCACCACGATATCATGCTCATCATCTACGTGATGACCTTTTTCGGCTTTTCGGTCAAGGCCGCCATGTTTCCGTTCCATGGCTGGCTGCCCACGGCCTCGGTCGCGCCCACGCCGGTCACCGCGCTGCTGCACGCCGTGGCGGTGGTAAAATCCGGCGCGTTCGCGATCATACGGCTCACCTATTTCAGCTACGGCACGGTTTTTCTGCGGCACACTTGGGCGCAGGTGCTGGTCATGGGCGCGGCGATGGTCGCCATCGCCTTTGCGTCCACCACCGCGCTGCGGCAAACGCATTTTAAGCGAAGGCTGGCGTATTCCACAATATCGAACCTGTCCTACATCCTGTTGGCCGCTTCGATGATGAGCCCGTTCGGCATGGTCGCCGCGCTGGCGCACATGGTCTGCCACGCGTTCACCAAGATCTGCTCGTTCCTGTGCGCGGGCGCGGTCATGCACCAAACCGGTCGCGCCTATATCTACGAGCTGAACGGCGTGGGGCGGAAGATGCCGGTCACCTTCGCGTGCTTCACCGTTTCCGCGCTCAGCCTAATGGGTGTGCCGTTGTTCGCCTGCTTTATCAGCAAATGGAAGATCGCCGAAGCGGCCACGCAGTCCGAGGGGCTGCTGCCAAAGCTGGCGGTCGTCGTGCTGCTGTATTCCGCGTTTATGACCGCCGCGTATATGCTCACGGTCGTGATCCGCGCGTTTTCACCCATCCCGGCGGATGCGGGCGGGCTGACGGACGTGCGCGACCCAAACTGGCTGATGCTGCTGCCGCTCGTGCTGTTTGCCGCCGCCATCATCCTGATCGGGGTCCATCCGGCCCCGCTGCTCGATTTACTGGAACAGATCGCCGCGTGGCAATGGTAGGGAGGGAGAAAAGATGCTGCTGTTGTTTTTGATCTTTTGGCCGCTCGCCATGGCGGTTCCCTGCGCCGCTTTGGGCATAAAAAACCGTTTTCTGCGGGATAACCTGCCGCTTTTTACCTGCTTGATCGGGCTTACCGCGGCTGTTTTCGCTCTTTGCCGCTTTCTATCCGGCGAATCGATCGTTTGCGACCTGCCGGGGGTGTGCGGCCTTGGCCTTTCCTTCACGCTGGATGGGTTCCGCGCGGTTTGGGCCGTGCTCATCACCTTTTGCTGGGCGGCGAGTGAAACGGTCGCGCGCGAATATTTGGAGGAGCGCCAGTGCCGCTACCACTTTTTCACCCTGCTGACCCTGTGCGGCACCATGGGCGTGTTTTTATCCGCCGATCTGTATACCACCCTGCTGTTTTTTGAAACCATGAGCCTTGCAAGCTGGGTCTGGGTCGCGCATGAGGACACGGCCAAGGCGAGCTACGCCGCGGATACCTACCTTGCCGTGGCGGTCATCGGCGGGCTGGCGACGCTGATGGGGCTATTCCTCCTGTACGACCTGACCGGCGACCTGACCATCGCGGGCCTATACGAGCGGTGCTTGCCGTTTGCGGGTTCCGGACAGCTTACGGCGGCGGGCGTGCTGCTGCTGTTGGGGTTCGGCGCAAAGGCCGGTATGTTTCCGCTGCACTTCTGGCTGCCGCAGGCGCACCCGGTCGCGCCCGCGCCCGCATCGGCGCTGCTTTCCGGTATTTTGACCAAGTGCGGCCTGTTCGGCATCCTCGTGACCAGCTGCGAGATCTTCCGAAACGACGCGCGCTGGGGCAAGCTCGTTTTAGGGCTTGGCGCGGTTACCATGCTGTGGGGCGCGGTGCTCGGCGTGTTTTCGGTCGATCTCAAGCGCACGCTGGCGTGCTCGTCCGTGTCGCAGATCGGCTTTATCCTGACCGGCGTGGGCATGTGCGGCATTCTGGGGGAGGAAAACGCGCTGGCCGCCGCCGGTACGATGCTGCACATGGTTAACCATTCGCTCATCAAGCTTACCCTGTTCCTGCTTGCGGGTGTGGTCGCCATGAACCGGCACACGCTCGATCTGAACCGCCTGCGCGGCTGCTGTCGGGGCAATAAGCCGCTCGCCTTCGCGTTTCTCGCGGCGGGGCTGAGCGTGGCGGGCGTGCCGCTGTTTTCCGGCTATATCAGCAAAACGCTGCTGCATGAAAGCATTGTGGAGGGCGCGGCGCTTCTGGGTACCGCCGGTTTCCCGCTGCGCGTGATCGAATGGATGTTCCTGTTTTCCGGTGGGCTGACGCTGGCCTACATGGGCAAGCTGTTTTACGTGCTGTTCGTTTTGCCGCCGGAGGAGGGCGCGCCGCCGCTTGTGATGCGCCGCGCCACCGCCGTCGCGGTGCTGCTCCCGGCGGCGCTGATGCCGGTAATGGGCGTGCTGCCGCATGCCACGATGGACCGCTTCGCCGAGCTGGCGCGGTCCTTTCTGCACGGCGCGGCCGCGGAAGCGCCGGTCGCTTATTTTTCGCTGAACAATTTATCGGGCGCGGCGGTCTCGCTTGGTATCGGCGCGCTGGTATACCTGCTGTTCATCCGCCGCAGGCTGATGGAACCGGGCGCGCGCGGCATACCGGCGGTACGGAATACGTGGCCGGGATGGTTCGACTTGGAGGGGCGTATCCTGCGGCCGTTCGTGCAGCGGGTGCTGCCCGGCGTTTTTGGCTTTGTTTTCCGCCTGCTGGATTATTTACCGGATGCGCTTGTTCTGCTGCTGCGCAAAACCGTGGTGCGCGATCAAACGCCCGCGCCGCCCGCCGTTTCCGGCAGCGAAGCGCTGGACCGGCTGGGCCGCGCGCTCGACCGTGCCGCCGCCCGCCGTGGCAAACGGGCGGACAAACCCTCGTTTGTTTATCTGCTTGCGGAAAAGGAGCAGGCGTTTGTGCTGACGACAAGGCTGATCTTCGCCAGCATGTCCTTCGGCCTGCTGCTGTTCTGCGCCGGACTGACGCTGACGCTTTGCTATCTGCTTATTTGAGCAGAGGGGGCCGCGTCAGCTGGATGCGAATTGGAAACCGCCGGTTTTCCAGTGTTAGGAAAGAAAATTGGAAATTCCAAATTGGAAGCGCCAAGGGAACCAACCGCGATTTTTTTACGTCAAAAGAATGCCGAAACGTATAAAAACGAGGTTCTGTACTATATATGAGCCTAAAAGCCGCCTTATAAATGATAAAAAGGTAAAAATTGAAAAGGTTTTTTGTCGCGCGCTGGAAAATATTGATGCGCCAAATTTGAAATAAACCTTGAAAATTCCAGCCAAACGTAGTACCATGGAGCTGTGCAAGTAAAAGCGTGGTAATGCGCGAAAGCACACGAAATAGGAAAAATTTTTTCGAGAGGGTGGGGTGATCCTATCGGCATGTGATGGAAAACCACGAGAACGAATCAAATGCAAGGAGGAGCAACAACCAATGAGAAAGAAACTTTTGTCCGCATTATTGTCTATGTGCATGATGCTGACGATGCTGCCGATGTCCGCATTTGCAGCAGA
Protein-coding regions in this window:
- a CDS encoding sodium:proton antiporter codes for the protein MLQNLLVNKYAACAVILFGIGFTMLLLHQNLIRKIIGLNIMDTSVYLFLAAEGFISGRTAPIIVNGVREASAYINPIPSGLVLTGIVVSVSSSALLLALTICLYRRYHTLDLDEILMQVKKEWM
- a CDS encoding complex I subunit 5 family protein, with translation MLLLFLIFWPLAMAVPCAALGIKNRFLRDNLPLFTCLIGLTAAVFALCRFLSGESIVCDLPGVCGLGLSFTLDGFRAVWAVLITFCWAASETVAREYLEERQCRYHFFTLLTLCGTMGVFLSADLYTTLLFFETMSLASWVWVAHEDTAKASYAADTYLAVAVIGGLATLMGLFLLYDLTGDLTIAGLYERCLPFAGSGQLTAAGVLLLLGFGAKAGMFPLHFWLPQAHPVAPAPASALLSGILTKCGLFGILVTSCEIFRNDARWGKLVLGLGAVTMLWGAVLGVFSVDLKRTLACSSVSQIGFILTGVGMCGILGEENALAAAGTMLHMVNHSLIKLTLFLLAGVVAMNRHTLDLNRLRGCCRGNKPLAFAFLAAGLSVAGVPLFSGYISKTLLHESIVEGAALLGTAGFPLRVIEWMFLFSGGLTLAYMGKLFYVLFVLPPEEGAPPLVMRRATAVAVLLPAALMPVMGVLPHATMDRFAELARSFLHGAAAEAPVAYFSLNNLSGAAVSLGIGALVYLLFIRRRLMEPGARGIPAVRNTWPGWFDLEGRILRPFVQRVLPGVFGFVFRLLDYLPDALVLLLRKTVVRDQTPAPPAVSGSEALDRLGRALDRAAARRGKRADKPSFVYLLAEKEQAFVLTTRLIFASMSFGLLLFCAGLTLTLCYLLI
- a CDS encoding complex I subunit 5 family protein, encoding MVLLLAAILLPVLGGLLLFVFRPGYTLRTVFVSLVLLAQAALVALLVMTGQGSYYSCGAFIDLLPITFHIDGVGSLFVSLFTAARIIITLFSFRYMSREQGQNRFFGFWLLATGVLTGLSFAGNLLTFYLFYEMMTLSTLPLVFHEMTHEALMAGLKYLLYSIAGAFLALLGVMYLYHYDQALRFVPGGFMGGFAGNPVYLQLIAFVMILGFSCKAGLFPLHGWLPTAHPVAPAPASALLSGCITKCGVLGVIRTVYYVIGPDAIRGSWVQTTWMALALTTVFLGSMMAYREPVTKKRLAYSTVSQLSYILFGLSLLNPAGLSGALLHVVFHMAIKCGLFLCAGAIIFETGRKRVAELRGLGREMPVTCICWAGLALSLTGIPPFAGFVSKWSLAEGALAADIGVFRLLGPAVLLLSALLTAGYLFPLPVRGFFPGAGFQRQGEPAREAAPSMLLPVIILALLALLPGIFTSPLHDVIASITAGLL
- a CDS encoding complex I subunit 5 family protein, which produces MTLFQCLPAVSIFLCMIAAIFSSGLSGKNARRLSILLLSTVSVLSLLTLIYTLGTGESFVFRMGRFPAPWGNEIRGGILEAMLALLFSVIMLISVLGGMKHIDVEVDPKKLNLYFIMIDLMLASLLALTYTNDMFTAYVFVEINTIAAAGLIMIRQIGRTYVAAIRYLIMSQLGSGLFLLSLALLYSLTGQLLMSPAKEAVAGLLSSGAYGEPLIITIALMTAGLSIKSGLYPFHSWMPDAYGYSTAASSSILSGLVSKGYIVLLIKIYYRVIGLDIIMHGKISNILFVFGLAGMVMGSISAMRESDIRRMTAFSSVAQIGYVYMGLGLGTEYGVIASVFHILTHAVTKPLLFITATGLSDVSGGSKRFHDLRGAGYRNRIAGVGFTVGALSMVGLPLFAGFISKLLFAEAAVRDPSKMLPALIVLSISTILNAVYFLRTVINIYTPVSGRTKRISGSNPLFVFAVLSFTLINIGLGLLSQPVVDAISAGLNIFG
- a CDS encoding complex I subunit 5 family protein, whose protein sequence is MKPVFLLIPILIAALGGFSLLFIRGGERLRAVYTEAIVLAVSVLVWMLILNRPEEGIQLFQFARGLTITLQLDGCGSVFAGLIATLWPLATLYSFEYMRAEERRRGFFCCYTVTYAVTLGVALAGNLLTLYMFYELLTLITVPLVMHPMTREAIRASRKYLYYSLGGAAFAFLGLVFLLVNGATTAFTPGGTINAYALDSHHDIMLIIYVMTFFGFSVKAAMFPFHGWLPTASVAPTPVTALLHAVAVVKSGAFAIIRLTYFSYGTVFLRHTWAQVLVMGAAMVAIAFASTTALRQTHFKRRLAYSTISNLSYILLAASMMSPFGMVAALAHMVCHAFTKICSFLCAGAVMHQTGRAYIYELNGVGRKMPVTFACFTVSALSLMGVPLFACFISKWKIAEAATQSEGLLPKLAVVVLLYSAFMTAAYMLTVVIRAFSPIPADAGGLTDVRDPNWLMLLPLVLFAAAIILIGVHPAPLLDLLEQIAAWQW
- the mbhE gene encoding hydrogen gas-evolving membrane-bound hydrogenase subunit E — protein: MSRQRSNYENGFWDKLGRMLRGEYDPFAGKLEMGEAERPPRLSAADLLEIEKLRQTRDKVESPRELRLFRRLYKLASLVVCVSIIGILLLTVANLPPFGDAGNPSNNEVAARYIENGVEETGATNIVTGMILNYRGFDTLGETTVLFIAACCVMILLLTTEEESKKQDLDDESFEPHEDDILKKIASVLFPAILLFGVYVLMNGHLSPGGGFSGGSVIGAGLILYLNTFGVAGTRQFFNEHVYEIVKITALTIYALTICYHVFTGALGLPNLIPLGTPGAILSGGMIFWINLCVGFEVACTMYAFYVLFRRGNM
- a CDS encoding hydrogenase subunit MbhD domain-containing protein, coding for MSGIIETVLLVFLILCAVSCNFSKSLLSTIIIFMSYSLVMSIIWVLLESPDLAITEAAVGAGVTSILFFITLKQIHAIDVHDEEAPHEPTEK